One Phycisphaera mikurensis NBRC 102666 DNA window includes the following coding sequences:
- a CDS encoding sulfatase family protein, whose product MATSCPKHVMLLVGEDTGLHLGCYGNGYATTPNLDRLASGGCRFTQAFTHSPVCAPSRSGLVTGRYPWAIGTHAMRSTLLDPPRLFTHALREAGIHVAWPTKTDFNFEPPAGFADTTDDWLETLAGSPPAGPAFFYRNFAATHESRVWDVNPHGGKTYADTLASLGADELHDPAAAPVPPYLPDTPQTRRDVARYHDNLLMQDREIGRALDALDAAGIADETLVIYLTDHGRGLPREKRWCYDAGIHLPLIVRWPGVIEPETVDDRLVAWVDVAPTILALMGVPVPPGGDGRVFLGEERAEPRAFVFAGRDRMDANFDHVRVARSKRYHYIRNGFPGLPYASHHGYMEHEPTLQRMRDLHAAGELHGDAALFMAVNKRPEELFDARADPDCLRNLADDPEHSAALAEHRRALDGFAASVPDLGLRDEADLIAEGLVADRLTGEYRPRVSTLAPEHRIGPERAPLTRAEAEALARRRGPD is encoded by the coding sequence ATGGCCACCTCCTGCCCCAAGCACGTGATGCTGCTCGTCGGCGAAGACACCGGGCTCCACCTCGGCTGCTACGGCAACGGCTACGCGACGACGCCGAACCTCGACCGGCTCGCCTCGGGAGGCTGCCGGTTCACCCAAGCCTTCACCCACTCGCCGGTCTGCGCGCCCTCACGCAGCGGGCTGGTCACCGGCCGCTACCCGTGGGCGATCGGCACGCACGCCATGCGGTCGACACTGCTCGACCCGCCGCGGCTGTTCACGCACGCGCTGCGCGAAGCCGGCATCCACGTCGCCTGGCCGACGAAGACCGACTTCAACTTCGAGCCGCCCGCCGGCTTCGCCGACACCACCGACGACTGGCTGGAGACGCTGGCGGGCAGCCCGCCCGCCGGGCCGGCCTTCTTCTACCGCAACTTCGCGGCGACCCACGAGTCGCGCGTCTGGGACGTGAACCCCCACGGAGGCAAGACCTACGCGGACACGCTCGCCAGCCTCGGCGCCGACGAGCTCCACGACCCGGCCGCCGCCCCCGTGCCGCCGTACCTGCCCGACACGCCCCAGACCCGCCGCGACGTCGCCCGCTACCACGACAACCTGCTGATGCAGGACCGGGAGATCGGCCGGGCGCTGGACGCGCTCGACGCCGCGGGCATCGCCGACGAGACGCTGGTGATCTACCTCACCGACCACGGCCGCGGCCTGCCACGCGAGAAACGCTGGTGCTACGACGCCGGGATCCACCTGCCGCTGATCGTCCGCTGGCCGGGGGTGATCGAGCCGGAGACCGTCGACGACCGCCTGGTCGCCTGGGTCGACGTCGCGCCGACGATCCTCGCGCTGATGGGCGTGCCGGTCCCGCCGGGCGGCGACGGGCGGGTCTTCCTCGGCGAGGAGCGGGCGGAGCCCCGCGCCTTCGTGTTCGCCGGGCGTGACCGCATGGACGCGAACTTCGACCACGTCCGCGTGGCGCGGTCCAAGCGGTACCACTACATCCGCAACGGATTCCCGGGGCTGCCCTACGCGAGCCACCACGGGTACATGGAGCACGAGCCGACGCTCCAGCGGATGCGGGACCTGCACGCGGCGGGGGAGCTGCACGGGGACGCCGCGCTCTTCATGGCGGTGAACAAACGACCCGAGGAGCTGTTCGACGCCCGGGCCGATCCCGATTGCCTCCGGAACCTGGCCGACGATCCGGAGCATTCCGCTGCGCTGGCCGAGCACCGGCGGGCGCTCGACGGCTTCGCCGCCTCGGTCCCGGACCTGGGGCTGCGGGACGAGGCCGACCTCATCGCCGAGGGCCTCGTCGCCGACCGGCTGACCGGCGAGTACCGCCCGCGGGTGTCCACGCTGGCTCCGGAGCATCGGATCGGCCCGGAGCGTGCGCCCCTCACGCGGGCCGAAGCGGAGGCCCTGGCCCGCCGGCGCGGGCCGGACTGA